From the Leptotrichia sp. oral taxon 221 genome, one window contains:
- a CDS encoding glycosyltransferase family 2 protein gives MENPKLCILLASYNGEKYISEQLDSIINQTYKNWELIIRDDGSKDETVTILNKYEKKDERIKILRDDKGNLGFLKNFEELLFNAKEEFVLFSDQDDFWLKNKLEKFVEKIRDLDEKVLSKPLLIHCNSLVCDDKLEIIKEEFIDSKIAKKTNSNIYFFEYIVQGSTSMVNKKMIKESLPFLKNVTLHDRYFHLLSQFLGTRVFIDESLVKYRQHERNEIGANRSIIKNIMSKKYFYVEDRKLIEEIKEKYIKCLRKRDLNDIEKYLEVTDRNKNRLERFWLSKYFQMKLLKRLVLLIKG, from the coding sequence TTGGAAAATCCTAAGTTATGTATACTTTTAGCTTCTTATAATGGAGAAAAATATATAAGCGAACAATTAGATTCAATTATTAATCAAACATATAAAAATTGGGAATTAATAATAAGAGATGATGGATCAAAAGATGAAACAGTAACAATTTTGAATAAATATGAAAAAAAAGATGAGCGAATAAAGATTTTGAGAGATGATAAAGGGAATTTAGGGTTTTTAAAAAATTTTGAAGAATTACTTTTTAATGCAAAGGAAGAGTTTGTTTTATTTTCAGATCAAGATGATTTTTGGCTAAAAAATAAATTAGAGAAATTTGTTGAAAAAATAAGGGATCTGGATGAAAAAGTATTATCAAAACCATTGTTGATACATTGTAATTCTTTAGTTTGTGATGATAAGTTAGAAATAATAAAAGAAGAATTTATTGATTCAAAAATAGCAAAAAAAACTAATTCAAATATATATTTTTTTGAATATATCGTACAAGGATCAACTTCTATGGTAAATAAAAAAATGATAAAAGAAAGTCTTCCGTTTTTAAAAAATGTCACTTTGCATGATCGTTATTTTCATTTGCTTTCGCAATTTTTAGGAACAAGAGTTTTTATAGATGAAAGTTTGGTAAAATATAGACAACATGAAAGAAATGAAATAGGAGCGAATAGAAGTATAATAAAAAATATAATGAGTAAAAAGTATTTTTATGTTGAAGATAGAAAATTGATTGAAGAAATAAAAGAAAAATATATAAAATGTTTAAGAAAAAGAGATTTGAATGATATTGAAAAATATTTGGAAGTAACAGATAGAAACAAAAATAGATTGGAAAGATTTTGGTTAAGTAAGTATTTTCAAATGAAATTACTAAAAAGATTAGTGTTATTAATAAAAGGATAA